A genome region from Leptodactylus fuscus isolate aLepFus1 chromosome 6, aLepFus1.hap2, whole genome shotgun sequence includes the following:
- the LOC142209424 gene encoding manganese-dependent ADP-ribose/CDP-alcohol diphosphatase-like, translating into MGEPQKDARGFCRHDHPYFTFGVIADIQYANKADGLSGWKTMRYYSQSCLHLQNAIREWNSEDIRPKFVLQLGDIIDGFNKRTGKSEASLETVLSIIKMAKMPFHHVWGNHEFYNFTRDYLMSSKLSTTWLEDKRQDDLDPSHEGISDNMDYYVYHFSPHTKFRFILIDTYDLSVLGRQETSDGYQKSLAFLDGEQHNFRDRSSFHLLEFNGGLGEEQLAWLNDVLTYSDKNGERVIIAGHIPVHPKSMRSLCLAWNYDKILRTIQSHQSVVCYFAGHDHSGGYYQDSHGIHHITMEGVIESPAGTNAFGTVFVYEDGLLLRGRGRVKDRFLPYRKETKTNPHSSTSLGKQE; encoded by the exons ATGGGAGAACCTCAGAAGGACGCCAGAGGTTTCTGTAGGCACGATCACCCCTATTTTACATTTGGGGTCATAGCAGAtattcaatatgcaaataaagcAGATGGACTAAGTGGCTGGAAAACCATGAGATACTACAGCCAAAGCTGCCTCCACCTGCAGAATGCCATAAGGGAGTGGAACTCTGAGGACATCAGGCCCAAGTTTGTGTTACAACTTGGAGACATCATTGATGGCTTCAATAAAAGGACTGGAAAATCAGAAGCTTCGCTTGAAACTGTACTTTCCATAATTAAGATGGCAAAAATGCCTTTCCACCATGTCTGGGGAAACCATGAATTTTATAACTTCACTCGAGATTATTTAATGAGCTCAAAGCTTAGTACAACATGGCTAGAGGACAAACGCCAAGATGACCTTGACCCAAGTCATGAAGGAATCTCTGACAATATGGACTATTATGTGTATCACTTCAGTCCTCACACTAAGTTCAGGTTCATTCTTATAGACACTTATGACTTAAGTGTCCTTGGCCGACAAGAGACCAGTGATGGATACCAAAAATCTTTGGCTTTTTTGGATGGTGAGCAACATAACTTCAGAG ATAGATCAAGCTTTCACCTGTTGGAGTTTAATGGTGGCCTGGGTGAAGAGCAGTTGGCATGGCTGAATGATGTCCTCACGTATTCTGACAAGAATGGGGAGAGGGTGATCATTGCTG GTCACATCCCAGTCCACCCAAAATCTATGCGCAGTCTCTGCTTGGCTTGGAATTACGACAAGATCCTGAGAACCATCCAGTCTCACCAGAGCGTTGTTTGTTACTTTGCTGGACATGACCACAGTGGTGGATACTACCAGGACTCCCATGGAATACACCATATTACTATGGAAGGGGTCATTGAGTCACCCGCAGGCACCAACGCCTTTGGGACAGTCTTTGTTTATGAAGATGGCTTGCTTCTACGAGGGAGGGGGAGGGTGAAAGACCGGTTCTTACCATACCGGAAGGAGACTAAGACTAACCCACATTCTAGCACTTCCTTGGGGAAACAAGAATGA
- the LOC142210364 gene encoding E3 ubiquitin-protein ligase TRIM39-like, producing the protein MASSTLRDELTCFICLEVPEQPAMMRCGHLFCQGCIDREMKAQEGTGLYKCPECKLQSNSPPQQKRSFCNIIHFFLSSLPDGETPSMVCTDSILSPSPHFQWCMLCEECLCHGHLRGHISNQNKMPEYYCLGDYAYFCSLCATKFHKVQQMVPLDESSKENELLNSVVKELSSSSSSEAEDRIQGLKKQRRAEGLSKKVSLVLRDLMKYIEALEKKVLSKISRQLEQTSSPCHDEIQELEAKKDVDHDEKCYEEFNIFLDEDTAGKNILILPDEKSFYWKEVHTPKPKGPQRFKDHQVLSSSSFSTGRHFWTVEASKWGYWRFGMSYPSIARKGFRSYIGCNKKSWVLCKWNNRYSVMHDCKVEDLPDKFTCQRFGVFLDYEAGNLSFYELSDPIRHLHTFHAAFTEPLHAVFRLWVDSHGEAWMMLRSSRPYGVRYC; encoded by the coding sequence ATGGCATCTTCTACTCTCAGAGATGAGCTGACCTGCTTCATCTGTCTGGAGGTTCCTGAACAGCCAGCAATGATGAGATGTGGACACTTGTTCTGCCAGGGGTGCATTGACCGTGAGATGAAGGCGCAGGAGGGAACTGGACTTTACAAGTGTCCTGAATGCAAATTGCAATCAAATTCCCCGCCACAACAAAAGCGAAGCTTCTGCAATATCATCCATTTCTTCTTGTCTTCTCTGCCTGATGGAGAAACACCCAGCATGGTCTGCACTGATAGTATTCTGTCTCCATCACCCCATTTCCAATGGTGCATGTTGTGTGAAGAATGTCTATGTCACGGGCACCTAAGAGGCCACATCTCCAATCAAAACAAGATGCCGGAATATTACTGCTTGGGTGATTACGCTTATTTCTGTTCTCTTTGTGCTACCAAATTCCACAAGGTACAACAGATGGTGCCACTAGATGAATCTTCTAAAGAGAATGAACTTCTGAACAGTGTAGTGAAGGaactatcatcatcatcatcatcagaagcTGAAGACAGAATCCAAGGTCTGAAGAAGCAAAGACGAGCTGAAGGTCTTTCCAAGAAAGTCAGCTTGGTGCTTCGGGACCTGATGAAATATATAGAAGCTCTAGAGAAGAAAGTCCTAAGTAAGATCTCCAGGCAGTTGGAACAAACTTCATCCCCATGTCATGATGAGATCCAAGAGCTGGAAGCAAAGAAGGATGTTGACCACGACGAAAAGTGTTATGAGGAGTTTAACATCTTTCTTGACGAGGACACGGCTGGGAAGAATATCCTTATCCTACCTGATGAaaagtccttttattggaaagaaGTTCACACGCCAAAGCCAAAGGGCCCACAAAGGTTCAAAGACCACCAGGTGTTAAGCAGCTCAAGCTTCTCAACAGGAAGACATTTTTGGACAGTGGAAGCCAGTAAGTGGGGATACTGGAGGTTTGGCATGTCGTATCCCAGTATTGCCAGAAAAGGCTTCCGCTCCTACATTGGTTGCAATAAGAAATCCTGGGTTTTGTGTAAATGGAACAATCGGTATTCAGTTATGCATGATTGCAAGGTGGAAGATCTACCAGACAAGTTCACCTGTCAGCGTTTTGGGGTATTTCTGGACTATGAGGCGGGTAACCTATCTTTCTATGAGCTGAGTGACCCAATTCGACACTTGCACACCTTCCATGCCGCCTTCACTGAACCACTTCATGCTGTCTTTAGACTTTGGGTGGATTCTCATGGTGAAGCCTGGATGATGCTGAGGAGCAGTAGACCATATGGCGTAAGATACTGTTAA